atatatatatatatatatatatatatatatatatatatatatatatatatatatatatatatatatatatatatatatatatatatatatatatatatatatatatatatatatatatatatatatatatatatatatatatatatatatatatatatatatatatatatatatatatatatatatatatatatatatatatatatatatatatatatatatatatatatatatatatatatatatatatatatatatatatatatatatacacatacacatacacatacacatacacatacacatacacatacacatacacatacacatacacatacacatacacatacacatacacatacacatacacatacacatacacatacacatacacatacacatacacatacacatacacatacacatacacatacacatacacatacacatacacatacacatacacatacacatacacatacacatacacatacacatacacatacacatacacatacacatacacatacacatacacatacacatacacatacacatacacatacacatacacatacacatacacatacacatacacatacacatacacatacacatacacatacacatacacatacacatacacatacacatacacatacacatacacatacacatacacatacacatacacatacacatacacatacacatacacatacacatacacatacacatacacatacacatacacatacacatacacatacacatacacatacacatacacatacacatacacatacacatacacatacacatacacatacacatacacatacacatacacatacacatacacatacacatacacatacacatacacatacacatacacatacacatacacatacacatacacatacacatacacatacacatacacatacacatatatatatatatatatatatatatatatatatatatatatatatatatatatatatatatatatatatatatatatatatatatatatatatatatatatatatatatatatatatatatatatatatatatatataaaatataataaataaataaataaataaataaacaacaaaactaTTTCTGAGAGTAGTTAGTGCAGGTTGAAAACGATCTGTGGTTGTTTACGATGTTGGCAATGAACAGTCGAATCGCGGGAGGTTGGCTACATGAAATGTAGCTCGTTGAATGTAGCTCGTTGCTCGTTCCCAGGACATACACGATGCACCAACCTCAAACTGAGGAAATTCTGCTTGGTCTTCAGCAGCTGACAAATACATTCCGTACAAGCATCCGTTAGCTTGTTGTTGAAAAGTCTAAAAAGGAACATAGTTATTACCTACATCTGATACAAAAGTACttgacatcatcatcataatcatcatcattcaATGGGCCCTTAAAACTGAGACCACCCAAAAGTTTGTCCTAttggttttgtattttaattaaaatttaggTGGAGCATTAAACATTATGATGGTTTTGCTAATCTAAACAAAATGAAGCAGGCGTGTCTATCCCCCCCAAAACGACATCATTACGAGAATTCGGTCACATTATCAGGGTTGGTGGATGGGTGTTTTCCTTGTTTGTCCTGTCTACGTGACTTCTATGCAATTTTGTATGCGTGTGTCATGAAAacctgtctgtgtatttaaaccgtgtatttttttgtatctttgtgGGAGTATACTTTTGCTTTGTCTGTAAGTAATGTTTACATGCCCGCCCTGTTTAGTTTTAGTttcaattttgttcattttgtcctagtttttattatttgtatgattatttaacattaaaatccTCAGCCAAAGGCAATTCATGACAAATTCACCTAACGTGGTCAAATTTTGGTGGGTGGTCCGTTTAAAAAGGCTTTACTGTAGTACATTTTAACAAAACTTATGCAATCTTCTGGAAGTTGTCACACTGGATTCCCTTTGCGATTAGTTTGCGTATCCCTTCATCGGTGATGTTATTATTTCTAAGGCTGTTGAAGGCGTGGACGTCatattatttacattaaaaaaaaacacatcacggGGCAATGACACATTTAGATGCTCACTAGAGAGACTTGCAAATATGCAAACAAGGAAGTAGCTGCTCCACTCCTACGTCGCCCATGCAGTTGTTGTCCAGCTGGATTCCCGCAGGCCTTCTCAAGTGCTGGAGCACAAAAGCCAAAGCTGCACACTCCACCGGTCCAATGTTGCAGTAGATTAGCTTCAAATGGTCCACCTCCAGCTTGCTTAACGCTTCTTCAGCTATCTGGTTCTCCCGCATCTTGTAAATGCACTTGACAAGCCAGACAAAGCCAGGCATGGCGTGCATgctctttttttcaccctgaaCTGGCTTGGGGATGGACTTGAAGTGCTTTTGCATGCCTTTGTGGAGGCAGCGAACCACCTGTTGCGCTTTCCTTTCGACTAACGGGGTTGGGGTACAGTTGAGCCACAGGTGCCGGTGTTTCTGGGAAAGAAGGCCAGAGACAAAAGTGGCGGTAATTTGTAAATTGGGGGCTTCGGTTAGACCTCGTTGGTGGTCGACGGACAAGCAGAGGCCAAAGCAGGTGAAGTCCGGGTATTTAAATTCAAAGAGACCAGCGACAGTTGAGCGGTTAGCATTGTCGGATAAGACGACGTAAAGCGCGGCGAAGAAACATTGCATCTTTACGTGAAGGAATTCGTATCGAAGGCCGTGATGGGACGAGATGCCTTTAGTCCGGGTAAGAAAACCAGCGCAAATGTCCTGATCTGTAACGCAGCAGGTTTCCAGGTCGGTACTAGCGAAGATGTAAGAGGAAGACTCCACCCCCTGAAAAGCAAGACTGCCCAAATGTAAGATGCCAGGCAGGTGATCCCGAAGCCAATTGGGGCCTCGGGGAGATTTCGGGGGACTTTGGTGCTGCAAGAAGTGCTGCAAAATCATGAGGTACACATCAGTTATAGTCTGGGGTGCACCGTCACCGCCACCGAGCAGTTCTTTGTGGCATTGCGAGACAGCAGAGGACCGGACTATGGCAGAGTCCTAATAACGCAGTGTTGGCCTGAATGGATGCTAAGACTTTGGAGGCTACCAATGAGTCGCGATGTTGCTTCTTGATGAAACGATCAATGCTTTCAGGGGAGAAGCCTTTAAGGGAGAGTTCTTTACGAAGGTGTTTCCTCAATACCGGACCCACGGCTTCTGGACGACTGGTCACAACTTTGAGTACTCCCTTGAGAAGCGATCCCTGGAGGAGGTTGAAAAGTAATATGTGTGCCGGAGCAGGTTGCGATGGCGAGCAAAGCCGGCGTTCGTCCGAGAAACTCTGCTTGAGCTCGTCGAGGCCATCAAACGTGATCGCCACTAAGTTGGGGTGATCCAGGATGAATTGAAAGATCTCGTCCCGATCACAGTCTGGCCAACAGCAGTGGCCAAAGAGCAACTCTTGGACAGACAGCTGATCCAGTTCCGAGTTCAGTTTACGGCAGCTGAAAGGGAACAAGAGCACGAACTGTCGGAGGGCTGTCCCTCGGGCCCAGAGAAGATGAAGCCTCTGGAGTAAGGTGCTCTTACCACTGCCCGCGTCCCCGGATACTAGAACTGTATCTGAGTCCTCGTTTATGGTGCCTGCCGCACCTGCGATATACTCCAGGTCTAGGTGTCCATGATCTTGGGAGTTGTGTGCTAGCTCCAGTTGGCCTTCGGTGTAGATGTCGTCCAACGACATGTGGCCGGTTCCTCCGTTAGTGTTCATGAAGTTTGACTGGGCTGAGATGGAACTACGCGACTTCATCTGGTATTTGAGGAGTTCTGCAATTAGGACAGTAGAACAACGATTAATGTGGTGAAGGAATTGATGAGCAGATTTTGGAAAGGTAGCGTAGATGTTCAGTATTGGTATCGCCCATATATAGCTATATTTAGAGGATGGGACAGTATGAGATTTGGACAGAAAATCAGATCCGACTCAGTATTCAGGTGTTATCAGCACTATTGGGTCATGGACGATTTCTATTAGTAAACTAAGGATGATATAAGATTCTTAAACAGGCCATGGGTAGTAAGGTACTTGAAAAGAccactttaatacaaaataatatgatttgtcatttactggttggattatttttactggtctaCAAATTGGGTTGTATTAGATCGTCATTTGGCTAAAAACTTGGATCAAAGCAGAACTGGGACATACCTGATAGCGAAAAATGGATCTTTAAAATCTGTACATCTGAACATGTTTTCTGCTGACTCCCTTTTGAATCCTGTTCTACTGTGAACACCTATAAAATCACATAGTTTCCATTTCAGAAGCAAAAACGAATATAAAACAACATAACACCTTTGGGCTTGGTGGTCTCTGTTGTCAGATTGCCTCCAGACTCTTGCCTTTGCTCAATATAGCCAAGAACCACGTTAGCTGCCGAATCGCCTTTCGAGCTCACCAGATCCAGCAATCGCCTGGCCTGCATTGAACAAAAATTCGGATCATACCATCTTCGATTTAGCTGACCACAAGTCCCAAGGACAAATATTCATCTGAAGAAATGAGACCAGACCGTACCTGCTGCGAAGGGGTGTTCAGGTGGAATAGTACATCTCTACAGTCCTCTTGGGTAAAGCGCCCTGATTCCAGCAGAGCTTCCACTACACCATCCAAGCAGCCTTGCAGTTCTGCTACCAAGCCAGGCCTTTGCGCCAAAAGCTTCCCAGTGACAGGCCCAGGTTCTTCAGGTGTCCGTATTTGCCGTAGACCCTCGACAAACGCCTGGCATGTGGCTTCTCCCTTGGAGTAGACTAGATCCAGCAGATACCTGGCATTGGTGTAAAGCGACCTACCCTGCACTTTGACGTTGGTGTAATCCTCCCAAGAAAGCTCCCTGCCAGCCAGGAGGACATCGGCGACCTTCTCCAAGGTCTCGGAAGACCCGCCGGCACACAAATCTCTGAGGAGCTCACAGCGTTGCTTCAGGACCAGATCTTGGACCATGTTCAGCTCTCATGAATACAAAGTATTTGCCAGATGTTGAGGAATGGAGACGGCGCCATGGCAGTAGGTCTGAGATTGACCCGACAAAATCTTTTATTCCTCAACCCTATTTTTGTCTTCTTCCTGGTTCTGCAACCAATTGTAACAGTTGAATGACATACAAAAACGTTGTAGTCAAGAGATTGACTTCCTCTTTCGTGCTAACGGTCCTCTGCATTTGGGAAGtattgtcaggagtggctggattgcctttcctggcatgacgtcacgataattatcagctgtcactaattacgtgattagattatttttggtatttaagcattatgattttctgtggacgccgtcggatcgttctggtttcgtttcctgtttttccttgtagtcattgccgtttccattgacgccacgccgcatgttcttttcgtttgtaatgagtggtcaagccaagttgtttaagttatgtttccccgtttattaaatcaacctacaagagctacagatctgcctcacctttccatttacttggCGACTCTGCTTCTGGGTTCAACtttccctccgatcgcgtcgctctacgcggcgcgatcataacaagTATTGTTATAACAATGCAATATGGGTTCAGTGATACAAATAAAGTTGTCAGGTTACACCAGTTTTGCAGATAATGGACCAGTTTTAGGATTACTGGCCCACTCTAATGGCACCAGTTGtcattattttaaagtattggaaaatgaatgtcaaaGAACAAGAACAACAGTTTGTCCTGTGTAGTAACCTtattgctgctgttgttgtgtTTGGTTGTATAGAAACTTAAGAAcagatgtatatttttattataaaaccACCTGGTGGCGCTATTGCATAACTAGCCACTAGTGGCAGTTTTGTCCTTTAACTCTGAGAACAGAACATAGAAGACATTATACTTTAAAATACCCTGTGTACATGTATTTACAAATCCAAATAAAATTCGCCCACCATCAAGTTGGcaatggtgaaaaaaaacaattacatttatatattgttATATATAGTTATATTCATTTACGTATTCATTTTgcttaaatgaataattgaattgaatgcttttattttcattacatgagtgaaatgagatttaaagattcaccaaaaagtgaacaaataacaacaaacaaacaaattatcaataaatattaataaataagtcgTCAACAACATATATAGGCAATTAACATGAATAAGCATTCACATAAATAGTATTTATTTCATAAGCAAAGCACAATATTGACAATaagggaaataaaaaatacaaaataaatagaaaacaagttcaaaatgaatTACGACCACCCGGATCCCTTTTTCAGACAACTTGAAACCTACTTAATCTCAGATCTGTTCCGCCACTCCACCTCACATTAGTCCTGCCTTCATTCAAGTCAAATGACTTCGGCCTATGCCATCAAGGTCGCACATTtagctgacctttgaccttcaaGATGGACCAGCTCGAGAGTAGTTGGACATTTAGGACCGCGTCCTCTTGCCGCACTGCCCCCGTTTCCAAGTGCCACAGAGGCACCTTGCAGttcgacaccccccccccccccccccccccccgcgttGACTTTGTACCTTCGACAGCACGCCGCCATATCAAAGCACCGCCGCCTTTAGCTTTGATGTTTTGGCGAAATAGAGAATGCGA
This sequence is a window from Stigmatopora nigra isolate UIUO_SnigA unplaced genomic scaffold, RoL_Snig_1.1 HiC_scaffold_27, whole genome shotgun sequence. Protein-coding genes within it:
- the LOC144192837 gene encoding LOW QUALITY PROTEIN: nucleotide-binding oligomerization domain-containing protein 2-like (The sequence of the model RefSeq protein was modified relative to this genomic sequence to represent the inferred CDS: inserted 2 bases in 1 codon) is translated as MVQDLVLKQRCELLRDLCAGGSSETLEKVADVLLAGRELSWEDYTNVKVQGRSLYTNARYLLDLVYSKGEATCQAFVEGLRQIRTPEEPGPVTGKLLAQRPGLVAELQGCLDGVVEALLESGRFTQEDCRDVLFHLNTPSQQARRLLDLVSSKGDSAANVVLGYIEQRQESGGNLTTETTKPKELLKYQMKSRSSISAQSNFMNTNGGTGHMSLDDIYTEGQLELAHNSQDHGHLDLEYIAGAAGTINEDSDTVLVSGDAGSGKSTLLQRLHLLWARGTALRQFVLLFPFSCRKLNSELDQLSVQELLFGHCCWPDCDRDEIFQFILDHPNLVAITFDGLDELKQSFSDERRLCSPSQPAPAHILLFNLLQGSLLKGVLKVVTSRPEAVGPVLRKHLRKELSLKGFSPESIDRFIKKQHRDSLVASKVLASIQANTALLGLCHSPVLXAVSQCHKELLGGGDGAPQTITDVYLMILQHFLQHQSPPKSPRGPNWLRDHLPGILHLGSLAFQGVESSSYIFASTDLETCCVTDQDICAGFLTRTKGISSHHGLRYEFLHVKMQCFFAALYVVLSDNANRSTVAGLFEFKYPDFTCFGLCLSVDHQRGLTEAPNLQITATFVSGLLSQKHRHLWLNCTPTPLVERKAQQVVRCLHKGMQKHFKSIPKPVQGEKKSMHAMPGFVWLVKCIYKMRENQIAEEALSKLEVDHLKLIYCNIGPVECAALAFVLQHLRRPAGIQLDNNCMGDVGVEQLLPCLHICKSL